In a single window of the Rhizoctonia solani chromosome 16, complete sequence genome:
- a CDS encoding HECT-domain (ubiquitin-transferase) has translation MLNIPGSDLTKKIRITVVAADGLAKREVFRLPDPFAVITVDSEQTHTTSVIKKTLNPYWNENFDVTVKDSSVVAIQVFDQRKFKRRDQGFLGVVNIGSARLLISSSVVMMLTLELKKSNDNLVVHGKLIVYISTNTSSPITNPGPTHVPGVTGQLSGLTLHPSPSQPSIAHSSTPSTNAQSEGNNAMISMPTPNPAPAPELARQPSIASPRTAVDPLNPVQPSGPNFSSTEDNMGQLPQGWERRQDHLGRTYYVDHNTRTTTWNRPSSNAEANRNETRQEADGARDRHNRRILADDLLDTGATGATTPSGTGQGALNAGSGANPPPVLNASGQQTTAGSPYYVDHNTRTTTWVDPRRQTLVPWATPVRMGNASHLTARVYFVDHNTKTTTWDDPRLPSTLDAGVPQYKRDFRRKLIYFRSQPALRAQPGNCQIKVRRNHIFEDSYAEIMRQTPSDLKKRLMIKFDGEDGLDYGGLSREFFFLLSHEMFNPFYCFGVNPEHLNYFKFIGRCVGLGIFHRRFLDAYFIVSFYKMILKKKITLADLESVDAELHRGMTWMLENDITDVIDETFTTVEERFGELVTIELRPGGADVEVTEENKKEYVDRNRIPYPKARQGAFDAFMAGFSELIPQELINVFDERELELLIGGMSEIDVDDWTKYTDYRGYELNDEVIQWFWQCIRSWPPERKSRLLQFATGTSRIPVNGFKDLQGSDGPRRFTIEKAGDPSQLPKSHTCFNRIDLPPYKDYKTLEQKLTMAVEETVGFGQE, from the exons ATGTTGAACATCCCAGGCTCCGATCT CACGAAAAAGATCCGTATCACAG TTGTCGCGGCCGATGGCCTAGCCAAGCGGGAGGTGTTTAGACTCCCCGACCCATTTGCAGTGATCACTGTCGATAGCGAGCAGACACACACGACAAGcgtgatcaaaaagactCTGAACCCATACTGGAACGAGAATTTCGATGT CACTGTCAAGGATTCGTCAGTCGTCGCCATCCAGGTCTTTGACCAGCGCAAGTTCAAGCGCCGTGACCAGGGCTTCTTGGGCGTTGTAAATATCGGGTCAGCGAGATTATTGATCTCGAGCTCGGTGGTCATG ATGCTCACTCTCGAGCTTAAAAAGTCCAACGACAATCTTGTCGTTCACGGAAAGCTCATCGTATACATATCCACTAACACTAGCTCCCCTATCACGAACCCCGGCCCCACACACGTTCCCGGAGTAACCGGCCAATTATCTGGACTCACTCTCCACCCTAGCCCATCTCAACCTTCTATCGCACATAGCTCGACTCCATCAACCAACGCACAGAGCGAAGGCAACAACGCAATGATCTCGATGCCCACGCCCAATCCCGCCCCTGCACCCGAGCTCGCTCGGCAGCCAAGTATCGCATCGCCACGAACCGCAGTCGACCCACTCAATCCTGTCCAGCCCAGCGGCCCGAACTTTAGCTCTACTGAAGATAACATGGGCCAGCTACCGCAAGGGTGGGAACGCCGGCAAGATCACCTCGGGCGCACGTACTATGTCGATCACAACACGCGCACTACCACGTGGAACCGCCCGTCATCCAACGCCGAGGCTAACCGAAACGAGACTCGCCAGGAGGCCGATGGAGCTCGTGACAGGCACAATCGTCGTATCTTGGCCGACGACTTGCTTGACACAGGAGCCACTGGCGCTACCACTCCTTCTGGAACAGGTCAAGGCGCACTAAACGCCGGTTCGGGCGCTAACCCCCCTCCGGTGCTCAATGCTTCAGGCCAGCAAACTACGGCTG GGTCGCCGTATTACGTTGACCACAACACTCGTACGACCACTTGGGTTGACCCTCGTCGGCAAACCCTCGTCC CTTGGGCCACTCCCGTCCGGATGGGAAATGCGTCTCACCTCACGGCGCGTGTATACTTTGTGGATCACAACACCAAGACCACGACCTGGGACGACCCTAGGTTGCCGAGCACACTGGATGCGGGCGTACCGCAGTACAAGCGCGACTTCCGTCGTAAACTCATATACTTCCGTTCCCAGCCGGCTTTGCGTGCACAGCCCGGGAACTGCCAAATCAAAGTCAGGCGTAACCACATTTTCGAAGACAGTTATGCGGAGATTATGCGTCAGACTCCAAGTGATTTGAAGAAACGACTTATGATCAAGTTCGACGGCGAAGACGGTCTGGATTATGGTGGTCTCTCTcgtgaattcttcttcctgcTCTCGCACGAGATGTTCAATCCGTTCTACTGCTT TGGTGTCAACCCAGAACACTTGAACTACTTCAAATTCATTGGGCGCTGCGTCGGCTTGGGCATTTTCCATCGAAGATTCCTGGACGCATACTTTATTGTCAGTTTCTACAAGATGATTTTGAAGAAGAAGATTACGCTTGCGGATTTGGAAAGCGTGGATGCAGAGCTTCACCGCGGAATGACCTGGATGCT CGAGAATGATATTACCGATGTCATTGACGAAACATTTACTACTGTTGAGGAACGCTTTGGCGAGCTTGTGACTATTGAACTCAGGCCGGGCGGAGCAGATGTTGAGGTAACAGAGGAAAACAAGAAGGAATACGTCGA CCGTAATCGAATACCGTATCCAAAAGCGCGTCAAGGAGCATTCGACGCGTTTATGGCCGGTTTCAGCGAACTCATTCCTCAAGAGCTTATCAACGTATTCGACGAGCGTGAGCTCGAACTACTCATCGGCGGTATGTCCGAAATCGACGT TGACGACTGGACCAAGTACACCGACTACCGGGGATACGAACTTAATGACGAGGTTATTCAGTGGTTCTGGCAATGCATCCGCAGCTGGCCACCCGAGCGCAAGTCCCGCCTGCTCCAATTTGCGACCGGAACGTCTCGTATTCCTGTCAACGGCTTCAAAGATCTCCAAGGCTCCGATGGCCCGCGCCGATTCACTATCGAAAAGGCCGGGGACCCGTCGCAGCTGCCCAAGAGTCACACGTGTTTCAACCGTATTGATCTACCGCCGTATAAAGATTACAAGACGCTGGAGCAAAAGTTGACCATGGCCGTAGAGGAGACCGTCGGGTTCGGGCAAGAATAG
- a CDS encoding bestrophin protein has product MTALRSISKILRGETDLERHRRRMRYYTWLVDVIRIDGSVTLRILGPVLTVTLFATFVATMVQVYGHNWKLTNNVVPLLSVVVGLILVFRNGTSYDRYYEGRKDFGTLMSNVRNLARLLWVNANLPHASDDTKAKQPSAFMKIRGKTYQPSSSIKNPVITSASLRAEKERALKLMVAFVVAVKHHLRRQFDNRGFNKSGKHGTRDYSRLSNSSAIDIPGKNGNASGHSHGLSTSVGDMDATLVPGSVPRSPHKITFLGNKGAAPDSERDPLLRGESTTVEFRPYDTRKALPMPLVIAHELTRLIHKFRRSGILDTIGPAGVNAMNTLIQSMIDQVTAMERVANTPIPVSYSIHLKQCVTLYLFSLPFTLIGDLGWRMIPIVTLVAYTLMGIEGIANEIEMPFGRDPSDLPLDRYCAELRDEIEYIMENLAEAMMTLKVMMSISRIPHILKLSEGSKRSGVEATPPTTTMNRKLEPLPPESDFRTSLIMPSLSRRFTLLRGQNGEPLSIDDVRTRLANQRANGHVNQVTEEEEEIMIDALIRAHSIDPSAASASDSDGYTTATANDGYSTANTNTNDSYSGYDSPQSYRGYVRPAARSMVSANPPPKRKVTLSTPSVPARDGPMFDAKQGNGDVVNGTQFDTYLSNSSFSPAQIRRASLALQDAIQEYEEEEEDEKILAPRRGDQHQREHESHAGDSPVGYGEAIAWSNDQPKHMHHDSPGSTAVAPYHPTGTSSPVYRMDTVNRLPGYVPGMHRPITPRDSGVDTDTNTGTSTPQPVSNASTTYEYGSNVSSPSRTERTLPQSILNKRASTTSPPLRTRPRELSNSDQYDGGGSSSDTTQVPLKSALSDKRRPTSPLGANSGSLRGSHMREISNSNSGLDSSDTYYSNQPQSRSLASPSLPDSPTINGSGLANIASSLNGATTNVIVDEPVHRTSTPRLSTLENGHASRGMRPYSPHTRTGTPNANTRRTGGHSRNGSLADTTISAGRRSPRASQAHSSSSATRPNPLMMSPMLNSSRSSLASTGSSYHSWDEDQLGGKKPHKRGVSVFIDSDSAPWKKSRSGIDADLEMESAPAPEHMRDVLAGLSMQDLIAVQNKLVSVAVKKRVSVPGVRPLSGPRRRRASAGQSVASLATPTEPEIASPARVASPLLGAQTPPPNPILTPPPPATPPMTKSAEDQAKKANALLHAMMDSIESSPHKMTTPPTTAPSSVPSPSPQPQALAPQTSFSSEEPQSVTPPTPEEEPITPDTPVPDQDQRQKALADALFGSDSDATVKDPNPGFGRSQSLRAFAMPPVSSSPPPDADVSPAQSKSTQDDSSLAEEIERRAMAATAALKSASTPRLNDGTNGRKAGKKVNPRQISSPQLVSATTSVDTMGLAAAAAAAGSNPSTPQQTAQTSLPHTQSKLSQRIKKFTGNLRPRAPIPTGEEISPYVVDVSTPPSTEPTQLNLGNRLPSGPTATASRVPSNPEPKSAPPTTESPINTPSTPDGSAQSSGGTPTSTQPRLRGFMARLRKGRKDSTVGTGEKPRAPSPLGPNNLKPIPAPPHIPAAMLKLQPVPMPENMSTSSLGGSATGIEAPPPPPPPLSAPQSAPADMSTGSIHTPASSQQVDEEALRRLYDAASQLGLDHSAINDILVRSQSTSSRSTGWTQASPMTPTSHTIDAAPAPSLPSVLERSMSVTTPKPPRPNPALGRQLSLKPYNGLPLRPTPSQEESTPRASVVRRTVIFPTPPGRASSEMSRRPSSRHRRNRSGSVHSNKSSVQDRTPTPPPSRAPINKRFSKDASPPVPQLPNGIEGSVTSTLQVPRSGSAFSVNNYDSFYDMYAEDSEEQQPVGSAVEVLELSDGQIVWSVVDGLRSTDDDEGDDTFAQLNRTSEYSVNETQQLRFREHQRSASKTSTSKASNELTPKRPETRVFVSNAGDIGTLLDSLTKSYEAGQFNIVPGVPGALGHLRPISGSASGPNQSGSLSVQSGSISANSFGSSFNSDGDYTLEERLDQMITSSRRRAGL; this is encoded by the exons ATGACGGCACTTCGCTCTATATCCAAGATCCTTCGTGGGGAAACCGACTTGGAGCGGCACAGACGTCGTATGCG ATACTATACATGGCTCGTCGATGTTATTAG AATCGATGGAAGCGTGACACTGCGCATCTTGGGCCCagtgttgactgtcacattGTTCGCCACATTCGTTGCGACTATGGTACAAGT ATACGGACACAACTGGAAGCTCACGAATAAC GTTGTACCCCTATTATCTGTCGTCGTGGGTctcatcctcgtcttccg GAATGG TACCTCCTACGATCGGTACTATGAAGGCCGCAAAGACTTTGGCACGCTTATGTCCAATGTCCGCAACCTCGCACGTTTGCTCTGGGTGAACGCCAACCTTCCTCACGCTTCAGACGACACCAAAGCCAAGCAACCGTCGGCTTTTATGAAAATTAGGGGGAAGACCTACCAACCCAGTAGCAGTATTAAGAACCCAGTGATTACCTCGGCTTCACTCAGAGCAGAAAAGGAGCGTGCACTCAAATTGATGGTCGCCTTTGTTGTAGCTGTCAAGCATCACTTGAGGAGGCAA TTCGACAACAGGGGATTCAATAAGAGCGGTAAACACGGAACCAGGGACTACTCGAGGCTGAGCAACTCTTCTGCAATCGACATCCCAGGGAAGAATGGCAACGCTTCAGGTCACTCACACGGATTGAGCACTTCGGTCGGTGATATGGACGCTACTCTTGTTCCTGGATCAGTTCCTCGTAGCCCGCACAAGATCACATTTCTTGGAAACAAGGGGGCTGCGCCTGATTCTGAGCGAGACCCATTGCTGAGAGGTGAATCCACTACAGTAGAGTTTAGGCCATATGATACTAGGAAGGCGTTGCCAATGCCACTCGT AATTGCACATGAGTTAACTAGGTTAATTCACAAGTTTAGGCGCAGTGGAATCTTGGACACTATTGGACCTGCTG GCGTTAATGCAATGAATACTCT AATTCAAAGTATGATCGACCAAGTTACGGCCATGGAACGAGTAGCAAACACCCCCATCCCTGTTTCTT ACAGCATTCATTTGAAACAATGTGTGACCTTGTACCTCTTCTCGTTGCCCTTCACATTGATTGGTGACCTCGGTTGG CGGATGATTCCAATTGTGACCTTGGTCGCATACACTTTGATGGGAATCGAAGGAATCGCAAACGAA ATCGAGATGCCATTTGGGCGCGACCCGAGTGATTTGCCTTTGG ATCGGTACTGTGCCGAGTTGAGAGACGAGATTGA GTACATAATGGAAAACCTCGCAGAGGCGATGATGACCTTGAAAGTGATGATGAGCATTAGTCGAATACCCCATATTTTAAAGCTT TCCGAGGGATCAAAACGCAGTGGGGTCGAGGCTACTCCCCCGACCACAACGATGAATCGGAAGCTCGAGCCCCTTCCGCCCGAGTCTGATTTCCGCACGTCGTTAATTATGCCCAG CCTGTCTCGCCGCTTTACCTTGCTTCGCGGCCAGAACGGTGAGCCGCTGTCGATCGACGACGTTCGAACTCGCCTTGCCAATCAACGAGCCAACGGCCACGTCAACCAAGTcaccgaggaagaggaggaaatCATGATTGACGCTCTTATCCGAGCACACAGTATTGATCCTTCTGCTGCCAGTGCGAGCGATAGCGatggctatactactgctaCTGCCAACGACGGCTATTCGACTGCCAACACCAACACCAACGACTCGTATTCGGGCTACGATTCGCCCCAGTCGTACCGTGGGTATGTACGTCCAGCAGCGAGGAGCATGGTGTCTGCCAATCCCCCGCCAAAGCGCAAAGTCACACTCTCTACCCCCAGTGTACCCGCTCGTGACGGCCCCATGTTCGATGCAAAGCAGGGGAATGGGGATGTAGTGAATGGCACGCAGTTCGATACATACCTCTCCAACTCGTCGTTTTCCCCGGCCCAGATCCGTCGCGCCTCACTTGCTCTTCAAGATGCGATCCAAGAatatgaagaagaagaggaggacgAAAAGATACTCGCACCTCGTAGGGGAGATCAGCACCAGCGGGAACACGAGTCG CACGCGGGCGACAGCCCAGTCGGATATGGCGAGGCAATCGCGTGGTCAAATGACCAACCCAAGCACATGCACCACGATTCTCCTGGCTCTACCGCGGTCGCACCCTACCACCCCACTGGTACATCCTCTCCAGTTTACAGGATGGATACCGTCAATCGTTTGCCTGGTTACGTCCCTGGGATGCATAGACCCATTACTCCGCGTGACTCGGGAGTCGATACAGACACTAATACTGGTACATCAACTCCCCAACCTGTGTCCAACGCGAGCACGACGTATGAGTACGGCTCGAATGTTTCATCTCCCAGTCGAACGGAGCGTACGTTACCACAGAGCATTCTGAACAAGCGTGCATCTACTACTAGCCCGCCTTTGCGTACCCGACCTCGCGAATTGAGTAATTCGGACCAGTATGATGGCGGTGGCTCGTCGAGCGATACCACACAAGTACCTCTAAAGTCGGCACTTTCGGATAAGCGTCGGCCTACATCCCCTCTC GGGGCCAATTCAGGCTCTTTGAGGGGCAGTCATATGCGCGAAATTAGCAACAGCAATAGTGGATTGGATTCTTCAGACACATATTACTCAAATCAACCTCAGTCCCGCTCCCTTGCTTCCCCCTCGCTACCTGATTCGCCTACTATAAATGGTAGTGGCTTGGCAAATATTGCAAGTTCACTGAATGGAGCCACCACCAACGTAATCGTTGATGAGCCTGTCCACCGTACCTCTACCCCTCGCCTCTCTACTCTGGAGAATGGGCATGCCTCGCGTGGCATGCGCCCTTACTCTCCTCACACGCGCACTGGAACCCCTAACGCTAATACTCGACGAACGGGTGGCCACTCCAGGAATGGTTCGCTCGCAGATACGACTATATCTGCTGGGCGCCGTTCGCCCAGGGCCTCCCAGGCTCATTCGTCGTCCTCTGCAACGCGCCCGAACCCACTCATGATGTCGCCCATGCTCAATTCATCTCGGTCTTCACTGGCTTCCACGGGCTCGAGCTATCACTCCTGGGACGAAGACCAACTCGGTGGGAAAAAGCCTCATAAACGTGGCGTTAGCGTGTTTATTGACAGCGATAGCGCACCATGGAAGAAGTCACGAAGCGGGATTGATGCCGACCTTGAGATGGAAAGTGCCCCTGCGCCGGAGCACATGAGGGATGTTTTGGCCGGACTGTCGATGCAAGACTTGATCGCAGTCCAGAACAAGTTGGTTTCGGTTGCTGTCAAGAAACGAGTGAGTGTGCCCGGCGTGAGGCCGCTCTCTGGCCCTAGAAGGAGGCGGGCATCGGCTGGGCAGTCGGTCGCGTCTTTGGCGACTCCCACAGAACCAGAA ATTGCGTCGCCTGCTAGAGTAGCTAGCCCTCTTTTGGGTGCCCAAACGCCCCCTCCCAATCCCATCCTCACGCCACCTCCTCCTGCCACTCCACCAATGACCAAGTCCGCAGAGGATCAAGCAAAGAAGGCCAATGCGCTCTTGCATGCCATGATGGACAGCATCGAATCGTCGCCTCACAAAATGACCACACCACCCACGACGGCCCCATCCTCTGTGCCATCACCCTCTCCTCAACCTCAGGCGCTCGCTCCGCAGACTAGCTTCTCGTCAGAGGAGCCCCAATCGGTTACTCCGCCAACCCCAGAAGAAGAACCTATAACGCCAGATACACCTGTGCCGGACCAAGATCAACGGCAAAAGGCACTTGCCGATGCCTTGTTTGGGAGTGACTCTGATGCAACGGTCAAGGACCCCAACCCTGGGTTCGGGCGAAGCCAGAGCCTACGGGCCTTTGCGATGCCGCCGGTGTCCTCCTCTCCTCCTCCGGACGCCGATGTTTCCCCAGCACAAAGCAAGTCGACACAAGATGACTCGTCGTTGGCGGAGGAAATTGAGCGACGGGCAATGGCCGCTACGGCTGCGCTCAAGAGCGCGTCGACTCCCCGCTTGAACGACGGAACCAATGGGCGCAAAGCAGGCAAAAAGGTCAATCCGAGGCAGATTTCGAGCCCGCAGTTGGTTTCTGCTACGACGAGTGTGGATACCATGGGacttgctgctgctgccgccgCCGCAGGATCCAACCCGTCCACCCCACAGCAGACCGCTCAGACGTCGTTACCGCATACCCAGTCCAAGCTTAGCCAAAGGATCAAGAAGTTTACGGGTAACTTGAGGCCGCGCGCACCAATTCCGACAGGAGAGGAGATTTCACCATACGTGGTTGATGTGTCGACGCCCCCCAGCACCGAGCCAACGCAACTGAACTTGGGCAATCGTCTGCCCTCTGGGCCTACAGCCACAGCTTCACGAGTGCCATCTAATCCGGAGCCTAAATCCGCCCCACCTACCACCGAGTCTCCTATTAACACTCCATCGACCCCCGACGGCTCTGCACAATCCTCAGGTGGAACGCCTACCTCTACTCAGCCCCGTCTTCGTGGTTTTATGGCTAGGCTACGCAAAGGTCGCAAAGATTCGACCGTGGGTACTGGCGAGAAACCCCGTGCTCCTTCACCACTAGGACCAAACAACCTAAAGCCAATTCCAGCTCCGCCACATATTCCAGCAGCCATGCTCAAGCTCCAGCCAGTGCCTATGCCTGAGAATATGAGCACGAGCTCGTTGGGTGGATCGGCCACGGGCATAGAGGCACCTCCGCCCCCTCCACCGCCTCTATCTGCACCGCAATCAGCACCTGCAGATATGAGTACCGGGTCCATTCATACGCCGGCCTCATCTCAGCAAGTAGACGAAGAAGCTCTTCGTCGACTGTACGATGCTGCATCACAACTAGGCTTGGACCATTCTGCGATCAACGATATCCTTGTGCGATCCCAGTCGACTTCGTCTCGATCAACTGGTTGGACTCAGGCTTCTCCTATGACACCTACTTCCCACACAATCGACGCAGCGCCTGCCCCTTCTTTGCCCTCAGTTCTGGAGCGATCCATGTCAGTAACTACACCCAAACCACCACGCCCAAACCCTGCGCTCGGCCGTCAACTATCATTAAAACCTTACAATGGTCTACCGCTCCGCCCTACTCCTTCTCAAGAGGAATCGACACCACGCGCGAGCGTTGTGCGCCGTACTGTCATTTTCCCAACTCCACCCGGGCGTGCATCGTCTGAAATGAGCCGACGACCTTCGTCCAGACACAGACGCAATCGTTCCGGATCGGTCCATTCGAACAAATCGTCGGTGCAGGACCGAACTCCTACGCCTCCTCCCTCCCGTGCGCCTATTAACAAGCGATTTTCGAAGGACGCTTCTCCACCCGTGCCTCAACTACCCAACGGGATTGAAGGGAGCGTAACTTCAACGCTCCAGGTTCCCAGGTCCGGCTCTGCGTTCAGTGTCAACAACTACGATTCTTT CTACGATATGTATGCAGAGGATTCTGAGGAACAACAGCCAGTGGGGTCTGCCGTCGAAGTATTGGAATTGTCGGATGGACAAATTGTTTG GTCTGTTGTCGACGGCCTGCGATCCACAGATGACGATGAAGGAGATGACACGTTCGCTCAACTGAACCGAACCTCCGAGTATTCGGTAAACGAAACCCAGCAGCTCAGGTTCCGCGAACATCAACGTTCTGCCTCGAAGACGTCCACATCCAAAGCCAGCAACGAACTTACGCCTAAACGTCCTGAGACGCGAGTGTTTGTCAGCAACGCCGGGGATATTGGCACACTCCTTGACTCGCTCACCAAAAGTTATGAAGCTGGCCAATTTAACATTGTTCCAGGCGTTCCAGGAGCCTTGGGTCATCTTCGACCTATCTCCGGGTCAGCTTCTGGCCCGAATCAATCTGGATCCCTCTCTGTTCAATCAGGCTCAATCTCAGCCAACTCGTTTGGTAGTTCTTTTAATTCGGATGGCGATTATACGCTTGAGGAACGTCTTGATCAAATGATCACTTCCAGCCGAAGGCGTGCCGGTCTTTGA